The stretch of DNA GCTGAAAGGGAAAACACTATGCGCTCAGTATCTGGCGTCCTCAACAGGACGGCCCTGGCCGGCTGCGGACTTCTCATCGCGGCAGCGGCGTCCTGGCTGCTGGCCTCCGGCCTCGACACCGGTCGGTCCTGGCCCGACGTCGCCCCGTTCCTGGCCACTGCGCAGGACCGGGTGGACAGCGTCATCACGGCCCAGGCGCACTGGCTCCTGCCGACCGCCGCGCTGGCGTCAGTCCTCGCCATCATCGCCGGGCTGGCCCTCCTCGCCATGCAGGTCCCCCGCAAGGCGGCCGCCTCGCCCCTGAGGTTCAGCGACTCCGAGGGCGTCCTGCTGGCCACCGTCAGCCCCGACGTCCTGGCACAGGCCCTGTCCGAGCGAGCCCAGGACGTCCCCGGGGTGGAGCGGTGCACTGTGTGGGTCACCGGCTCACCGAGCAGCCTGTGGGTCCAAGCGACCACCACCGTGTCCCAGGGCAGCGAGGTCGAGTGGGCCGTCGCCGATCTCAGGCGCCGGCTCGAGGATGACGTGACCACGTCCCTGGGCACGCGCCCCAGGCAAATCGACACCCTGGTGCACCTGGAGCGATCCTCGACCTCGCGCAACGTCTCACAGACCGTCACAGGGCGACACGCACCCGAGAGCACCGGGGATGGCGATGACGCATGAGAAGCAGGACGAGGCAGTGCCGGCGCCTCGCCCGCGTCCACATCAAGCCGCACAACCGAGCGCTCCGCCCGCTCCGTCCCATGACAGGGACCGCTACCTGGTCCTGCGTGCCCAGGATGGAGACATCAACGCCTTCGAACAGCTCGTCGAGCGTTACCAGGGGCGCCTGTTCCGCACCGCCTACATGATCGTGCGGAACCGTCACGACAGTGAGGACATCGTCCAGGAAACCCTCATCCAGGCCTGGCGCAGTCTTCACCTGGTCAGGGAGCCTGACGCCTTTCGGGGCTGGCTCATGCGGATCTGCACCAACAAAGCCACCAGCATGACGCGCAAGCGCCAGCGCCGAGCCACCGACCCCTACGACGCCGAGAGTCTCGAGACCGCGAGCGCCATGGCGGAGACGACGTCGAACAGCACCGCTGACCCGGCCGAGTCCAATGAGGTCAATGCCCAGATCGAGGCACTGGCCGGCCTGCTGGCCTCCGTGCGGCCCGAGCTGCGCATCGTCTGGGTGCTCCGAGAGGTCGACGACATGTCCTACGAGGAGATCGCCCAGACCCTGAACCTCACCGAGTCCACCGTCCGCGGGAGACTGGCACGCGCCCGCTCTCTCGTCATGCGCCAGATGAAGGAGTGGGCATGAGCACTGCCAACCAGCTCTCACGCAGCGCCCGACGCTCGACGGCGTCGGACAGGTCATTCGCCCGGTCTCATGAGCAGGACGACGCGGACACGCGGGAGTACCTGCGACTGATCGCCTCCCTCCACGAGGAGTGGGACCAGCTGGAGTCTCAGGCGAGCACCTCGGTCATGCCGCAGCGCCACCTGATGGACGCCGTCCTCGCCGAGACCCGTCACGGCGCCCAGGTGCAGATGCC from Actinomyces sp. Marseille-P3109 encodes:
- a CDS encoding RNA polymerase sigma factor — protein: MTHEKQDEAVPAPRPRPHQAAQPSAPPAPSHDRDRYLVLRAQDGDINAFEQLVERYQGRLFRTAYMIVRNRHDSEDIVQETLIQAWRSLHLVREPDAFRGWLMRICTNKATSMTRKRQRRATDPYDAESLETASAMAETTSNSTADPAESNEVNAQIEALAGLLASVRPELRIVWVLREVDDMSYEEIAQTLNLTESTVRGRLARARSLVMRQMKEWA